The proteins below are encoded in one region of Rhodothermales bacterium:
- a CDS encoding alpha/beta hydrolase, with protein sequence MYHPKEHLETTPGHHGLVFEPVSFNTSDGETLFGWWLPAQRERGVMLFLHGNAGNMSDRIESLKIFNSLGLSVFIFDYRGYGQSSGISTENGLYEDSESAWRYLTGTRGIDPMKIVVFGRSLGGGVATWLTARHNSRAVILESAFTSVHDLIFHHYPFVPVQLLLNDKFDSLSRVHSMQTGALMVVHSPTDEIVPFSHGEELFRAARGNKEFFEMKGGHNNGFIATGDLYVERIDAFLDTHLGR encoded by the coding sequence CGTCTTCGAGCCCGTGTCATTCAACACATCCGATGGTGAGACTCTCTTTGGCTGGTGGCTCCCGGCCCAGCGCGAGCGCGGCGTCATGCTCTTCCTCCACGGTAACGCCGGCAACATGTCCGACCGGATCGAGTCACTGAAGATTTTCAACAGCCTGGGGCTCAGCGTCTTCATTTTCGATTACCGTGGGTACGGCCAGAGCAGCGGCATTTCGACCGAGAACGGACTCTACGAAGACAGTGAAAGTGCGTGGCGGTATCTCACCGGAACGCGCGGTATTGATCCGATGAAGATTGTTGTTTTCGGGAGATCCCTCGGCGGCGGCGTCGCTACGTGGCTGACGGCCCGGCACAATTCCCGCGCGGTGATACTGGAGTCCGCGTTCACGTCGGTTCACGATCTCATCTTCCACCACTACCCGTTTGTGCCGGTTCAGTTGTTGCTCAATGACAAGTTCGACAGCCTGTCGCGGGTTCACTCGATGCAGACTGGCGCGCTGATGGTAGTCCACAGTCCGACCGATGAGATCGTACCGTTTTCGCATGGCGAAGAGTTGTTTCGTGCGGCACGCGGCAACAAGGAGTTCTTCGAGATGAAGGGCGGGCATAACAACGGATTTATTGCGACGGGAGATCTGTACGTCGAGCGTATCGACGCTTTTCTGGATACGCATCTCGGGAGATAG